In Paenarthrobacter sp. GOM3, a single window of DNA contains:
- the glgX gene encoding glycogen debranching protein GlgX, whose amino-acid sequence MVMPIFDTAAAVDASRPRPLGLSTPQPGLSDATGAQNHEVNVAVFAPDLERVEVAFQSPGDPWRAQVLPNVEDGVHFGLIAGMPPGTRYGFREAPSEVGLPMPVPALDLDDDGEHRLLLDPYGRAVDQRGEFLTSVHMDNSFDWGDDQPPRTPMRTSVIYEAHVRGQTMLHPEIPEHLRGTYAGMAHPVMIQHLTELGITAVQLLPIHFHLDESHLQDLGMTNYWGYNTAAFFAPHADYATEAARNAGPHAVQDELKGMIKLLHAAGIEVILDVVYNHTAEAGPDGPAISFRGLAEQRYYRHDAHGRYLDTTGCGNTLDFSDPVVVDLALDSLRYWVNDFHVDGFRFDLAVTLCRDAGNTFDPQHPFLQAIAEDPVLSAVKLIAEPWDVGYGGWQTGRFPQGWSDWNDHFRDGVRRFWLSDRAAIEAGGQGGSVASLAELMAGSANLFASSGRTRLASVNFITAHDGFTLKDLVSYDRKHNEANGEQNRDGHGDNRSYNHGVEGRSENEAIVAARSLSIRNLMATLLLSFGVPMITAGDELGRTQQGNNNAYCQDNPTAWLDWSRTQEANAMFRTTRELVRLRRWFLRHQPESFPGKANDTSLQWFDDKGKRMTPARWNDPNVRSVQLLMGHEDSEIRGLIVVNGSNQDVKMVLPEILSETGIGKRMFELRFTTSVLHERRKGALVASGERDILQANTINIYRT is encoded by the coding sequence ATGGTTATGCCTATTTTTGACACAGCAGCTGCCGTCGATGCGTCGCGGCCCCGGCCCCTCGGACTGAGCACGCCCCAGCCCGGCCTTTCTGATGCGACGGGTGCGCAGAACCATGAAGTGAATGTGGCCGTCTTCGCGCCGGACCTGGAGCGGGTGGAGGTTGCCTTCCAATCCCCGGGTGACCCGTGGCGCGCGCAGGTTCTTCCCAACGTGGAGGACGGCGTCCATTTCGGCCTGATCGCCGGCATGCCGCCGGGCACCCGCTATGGTTTCCGTGAGGCGCCTTCGGAGGTCGGCCTCCCCATGCCGGTTCCCGCCTTGGATTTGGACGACGACGGCGAGCACCGGCTGCTGCTCGATCCCTATGGTCGCGCTGTGGACCAGCGGGGCGAGTTCCTCACGAGCGTCCACATGGACAACAGTTTTGATTGGGGCGACGACCAGCCGCCCAGGACACCGATGCGGACGTCCGTGATCTATGAAGCCCACGTCCGCGGCCAGACGATGCTTCACCCGGAGATCCCGGAACACCTCCGGGGCACGTACGCGGGGATGGCGCACCCTGTGATGATCCAGCACCTCACGGAACTGGGCATTACCGCGGTTCAGTTGCTGCCCATCCACTTCCATTTGGATGAGTCGCACCTCCAGGACCTCGGCATGACCAATTACTGGGGCTACAACACGGCCGCGTTCTTTGCACCGCATGCCGACTACGCCACTGAGGCCGCCCGGAACGCCGGCCCGCACGCGGTGCAGGACGAGCTCAAGGGCATGATCAAGTTGCTGCATGCGGCCGGCATCGAGGTCATCCTCGACGTCGTGTACAACCACACGGCCGAGGCCGGGCCTGATGGGCCCGCCATCAGCTTCCGGGGCTTGGCGGAGCAGCGCTACTACCGGCACGACGCCCATGGACGCTACCTGGACACCACCGGCTGCGGAAACACCTTGGACTTCAGCGATCCCGTGGTGGTCGACCTTGCCCTGGATTCCCTGCGCTATTGGGTGAACGACTTCCATGTGGACGGGTTCCGCTTCGACCTCGCGGTGACCCTGTGCCGCGACGCCGGGAACACGTTCGACCCCCAGCACCCGTTCCTTCAGGCCATCGCCGAGGACCCGGTGTTGTCGGCCGTGAAACTCATCGCTGAACCGTGGGATGTGGGCTACGGCGGCTGGCAAACGGGGCGTTTCCCGCAGGGATGGTCGGACTGGAATGACCACTTCCGCGACGGCGTACGCCGTTTTTGGCTCTCCGACCGCGCCGCCATTGAGGCTGGCGGACAAGGCGGCTCCGTGGCGTCGTTGGCGGAACTCATGGCTGGTTCAGCCAACCTCTTCGCATCGTCCGGGCGGACGCGCCTGGCCTCGGTCAACTTCATCACGGCCCACGACGGCTTCACGTTGAAGGACCTGGTCAGCTACGACCGTAAGCACAACGAGGCCAACGGTGAGCAGAACCGCGACGGGCACGGCGACAACCGGAGCTATAACCATGGCGTGGAAGGCCGCAGCGAGAATGAGGCGATTGTTGCCGCCCGCTCGTTGTCCATCCGCAACTTGATGGCCACGTTGCTGCTGTCCTTTGGTGTCCCCATGATCACGGCCGGTGACGAACTTGGCCGGACGCAGCAGGGCAACAACAACGCGTACTGCCAGGACAATCCAACGGCTTGGCTGGATTGGAGCCGCACGCAGGAAGCCAACGCCATGTTCCGGACTACACGCGAGCTGGTCAGGCTTCGCCGTTGGTTCCTGCGGCACCAGCCGGAGAGCTTCCCCGGGAAAGCGAACGACACCAGCCTGCAGTGGTTCGACGACAAGGGCAAACGGATGACGCCTGCCCGCTGGAACGACCCCAACGTCCGCTCGGTCCAACTGCTGATGGGCCACGAGGACAGCGAGATCCGGGGCCTGATCGTGGTGAACGGCAGCAACCAGGACGTGAAGATGGTCCTGCCGGAGATCCTCAGCGAAACGGGCATCGGCAAACGGATGTTTGAACTGCGCTTCACCACGTCAGTGCTGCATGAGCGTCGCAAGGGTGCGTTGGTGGCGTCAGGCGAGCGGGATATCCTGCAAGCCAACACCATCAACATCTACCGCACCTAG
- a CDS encoding ribonuclease domain-containing protein: MNRSRSKLVAFAGLVIAVVVLVVAMVGGGALTAPSTAPPTPSSAQTTTPEPGSVSTTRAAVANPSTLPTINASQLPKEARQTLALIAKGGPYPYDRDGVNFGNFEGLLPKKPGGFYQEYTVVTPGESDRGARRIIVGKDTAKYYTADHYVSFKFIVEGK, encoded by the coding sequence ATGAACCGCAGCCGCAGCAAACTGGTGGCTTTCGCGGGGCTGGTGATCGCCGTCGTCGTGCTTGTGGTTGCCATGGTGGGCGGTGGCGCCCTGACTGCCCCCTCCACCGCGCCGCCGACGCCTTCCAGCGCGCAAACCACGACGCCGGAACCTGGCTCCGTTTCAACGACACGTGCCGCCGTGGCGAACCCGTCTACGCTTCCCACGATCAACGCGTCACAGCTCCCCAAGGAAGCCCGGCAGACGCTGGCCCTGATCGCGAAGGGCGGCCCGTACCCATACGACCGTGACGGTGTGAACTTCGGCAACTTCGAAGGACTCCTGCCCAAAAAACCAGGGGGCTTCTATCAGGAATACACCGTTGTCACGCCCGGAGAGTCGGACCGCGGCGCCCGCCGGATCATCGTGGGCAAGGACACCGCGAAGTACTACACCGCCGACCATTACGTGTCGTTCAAGTTCATTGTCGAAGGCAAGTAG
- a CDS encoding barstar family protein has product MKIYSAETWTLEELQEQVSDAGRRTILVPPANTKQSVLEVFAQVLDFPEFYGVNLDALNDSLHDYADALAEDDGGPVTMIWQVPAAYRTDRSFGVVCEILQDAERYAGRDLAVIAVFEQ; this is encoded by the coding sequence ATGAAAATCTATTCAGCAGAAACCTGGACCCTCGAGGAACTTCAGGAACAGGTCTCCGACGCCGGCCGCCGCACCATCCTGGTACCGCCCGCCAACACCAAGCAGTCAGTGCTGGAAGTCTTCGCCCAGGTCCTCGACTTCCCCGAGTTCTACGGTGTGAACCTGGACGCCTTGAACGACTCCCTGCACGACTACGCGGACGCCTTGGCAGAGGACGACGGCGGCCCGGTCACCATGATCTGGCAGGTCCCGGCAGCCTACCGAACGGACCGTTCCTTCGGCGTAGTCTGCGAGATCCTGCAAGACGCAGAGCGCTACGCCGGCCGGGACCTCGCAGTGATCGCCGTCTTCGAGCAGTAA
- the glgP gene encoding alpha-glucan family phosphorylase codes for MKAIRRFTVRTVLPEPIRPLARLATNLRWSWHRPTRELFASLNPALWEASQHDPIALLGSISREQLQDLANNGEVVERVQHAASDLDRYLSEPRWYQGLGDDAPACIAYFSPEFGITEVLPQYSGGLGILAGDHLKAASDLGVPLIGVGLLYQAGYFKQSLSRDAWQQETYPVLDPDGLPLTLLRHPGKDGVPGKPVHISLPLPNGRELHAHVWRADVGRVPLLLLDSNVPSNDEAARGITDRLYGGGGDHRLQQELLLGMGGVKALRVYQELTGTPAPEVFHTNEGHAGFLGIERIQEAMSAPSDPLSWDEALAAGRASTVFTTHTPVPAGIDRFETVQIKHFFDAGLAPAVPTDRILELGRENYDGGNPSVFNMAVMGLRLAQRANGVAKLHGVVSREMFAGLWPGFDHSEIPITSVTNGVHVPTWVDPRISSLARHQFGAEAEALGRWDLAYNVSDEDVWALRRDLRAQLIDDVRRRLRASWKKRGAADAELGWTDSVLDPDVLTIGFARRVPTYKRLTLMLRDPARLKALLLDPKHPIQLVIAGKSHPADDAGKKMIQDLVRFTDDPAVRHRIVFLPNYDIAMARTLFPGCDVWLNNPLRPLEACGTSGMKAAINGSLNLSVLDGWWDEMYDGENGWAIPTANNNATADERDDIEASALYELLETQVAPRFYGTTVAQGAGAAGPSESSRETVPTHWVSMIKHTLANLGPAVSAERMLHDYVNNLYCPAAVSGRRAVAEAHKEAKELAAWTTKVRNAWPEVVVEHVDSVGVSEEPQVGDTLQVNAYVALNNLTPDDVSVEVAFGRAEESDELEDIVVAELDSVEDLGNGRHLFNGSLVINRSGSFGYTVRVFPKHSALASKAELGLIANA; via the coding sequence GTGAAGGCAATTCGAAGGTTTACAGTCCGTACCGTCCTCCCTGAGCCCATCAGGCCCCTGGCCCGCTTGGCGACCAACTTGCGCTGGTCCTGGCACAGGCCCACCAGGGAACTTTTTGCGAGCCTTAACCCGGCTCTCTGGGAGGCCTCGCAACACGACCCCATAGCCCTCCTGGGGTCGATCAGCCGCGAACAGCTGCAGGACCTCGCCAACAACGGGGAGGTCGTGGAACGTGTACAACACGCCGCATCCGACCTCGACCGATACCTCAGCGAACCGCGCTGGTACCAAGGACTTGGGGACGACGCTCCGGCCTGCATCGCCTACTTCTCACCGGAATTCGGCATCACCGAGGTCCTGCCGCAGTACTCCGGTGGCCTCGGCATCCTGGCAGGCGACCACCTCAAAGCCGCCTCCGACCTCGGCGTGCCGTTGATCGGCGTCGGCCTCCTCTACCAGGCCGGCTACTTCAAGCAGTCCCTGTCCCGTGATGCCTGGCAGCAGGAAACCTACCCGGTGCTGGACCCCGACGGACTTCCCCTGACCCTTCTTCGCCACCCCGGCAAGGACGGCGTCCCCGGCAAGCCCGTCCACATCTCCCTGCCGCTGCCCAACGGCCGCGAACTTCACGCGCACGTGTGGCGTGCCGACGTCGGACGCGTTCCGCTGCTGCTGCTGGACTCCAACGTTCCGTCCAACGACGAAGCTGCCCGCGGGATCACCGACCGCCTTTACGGCGGTGGAGGCGACCACCGCCTGCAGCAGGAGCTGCTCCTAGGAATGGGTGGCGTCAAAGCCCTCCGTGTCTATCAGGAGCTCACCGGCACGCCCGCGCCAGAAGTGTTCCACACCAATGAGGGCCACGCAGGTTTCCTGGGAATCGAACGCATCCAGGAAGCAATGTCCGCCCCCTCCGATCCCCTCAGCTGGGACGAAGCCCTCGCCGCGGGACGCGCCTCCACCGTCTTCACCACGCACACCCCGGTTCCTGCCGGCATCGACCGCTTCGAAACTGTGCAGATCAAGCACTTCTTCGACGCCGGCCTCGCGCCCGCAGTGCCAACTGACCGGATCCTGGAACTCGGCCGCGAAAACTACGACGGCGGTAACCCCTCCGTCTTCAACATGGCCGTCATGGGCCTGCGCCTCGCGCAGCGGGCCAACGGTGTCGCCAAACTGCACGGCGTGGTTTCACGCGAAATGTTTGCCGGCCTCTGGCCCGGATTCGACCACTCCGAAATTCCCATCACGTCCGTCACCAACGGCGTCCACGTCCCCACCTGGGTGGACCCGCGCATCTCCTCCCTGGCCCGGCACCAGTTCGGCGCCGAAGCGGAAGCGCTCGGACGCTGGGACCTGGCCTACAACGTCAGCGACGAGGACGTGTGGGCGCTGCGCCGCGACCTCCGCGCCCAGCTCATCGACGACGTTCGACGCCGCCTCCGGGCTTCGTGGAAAAAGCGCGGGGCCGCGGACGCCGAACTCGGGTGGACCGACTCAGTGCTGGACCCCGACGTCCTCACCATCGGCTTCGCCCGCCGCGTGCCCACCTACAAGCGGCTCACGCTCATGCTGCGCGACCCCGCACGCCTGAAGGCCCTGCTTCTGGACCCCAAGCACCCCATCCAGCTGGTCATCGCAGGCAAGTCCCACCCCGCGGACGACGCCGGCAAGAAAATGATCCAGGACCTGGTCCGCTTCACCGACGACCCCGCAGTCCGGCACAGGATCGTGTTCCTTCCCAACTACGACATCGCCATGGCCCGGACCCTCTTCCCGGGCTGCGACGTCTGGCTCAACAACCCGCTCCGCCCGCTCGAAGCCTGCGGCACCTCCGGCATGAAAGCCGCCATCAACGGCTCGCTCAACCTGTCCGTCCTTGACGGCTGGTGGGACGAAATGTACGACGGCGAAAACGGCTGGGCCATCCCCACGGCCAACAACAACGCAACCGCCGACGAACGCGACGACATCGAAGCATCCGCGCTGTACGAGCTGTTGGAAACCCAGGTGGCGCCGCGTTTCTACGGCACCACCGTAGCCCAGGGCGCCGGAGCCGCAGGTCCGTCCGAATCCAGCCGCGAAACCGTGCCGACCCACTGGGTGTCCATGATCAAGCACACCCTGGCCAACCTCGGCCCGGCCGTATCAGCGGAACGCATGCTCCACGACTACGTCAACAACCTCTACTGCCCGGCCGCTGTATCCGGGCGCAGGGCCGTCGCCGAAGCCCACAAGGAAGCCAAGGAACTCGCGGCCTGGACCACCAAGGTACGGAACGCCTGGCCCGAGGTTGTGGTGGAACATGTGGACTCCGTCGGTGTTTCTGAAGAACCCCAAGTGGGCGACACACTGCAGGTCAACGCCTACGTGGCCCTCAACAACCTGACACCCGACGACGTCTCCGTGGAGGTCGCCTTCGGCCGCGCCGAGGAATCCGATGAGCTCGAAGACATCGTGGTGGCCGAACTGGACTCCGTGGAGGACCTCGGCAACGGACGCCACCTCTTCAACGGCTCCCTGGTCATCAACCGCTCAGGCTCCTTTGGCTACACCGTCCGCGTGTTCCCGAAGCACTCGGCGTTGGCTTCCAAAGCTGAACTGGGGTTGATCGCGAACGCTTAG
- a CDS encoding alpha-1,4-glucan--maltose-1-phosphate maltosyltransferase translates to MLVTNTVRNITALKSKTKTDITDGLRFGRFPITAVQPVVEGGRFPAKALPGEDLVVGATVFREGHDQLGVSAVLLDPRGRERQRVRLSPAQGEQWKGLDRWEGLITPGGTGAWSFVIEAWHDRYGTWHHNAEVKIGAGIDVELMLAEGAALLAEAADDAGRGGADKRTLRAASVVLADTSKSAEERLAAGFSPEVLAAVGRLPIRELVTVSERFPLQVERDLAGRAAWYEFFPRSEGAVFDHNTGVWTSGNFRTAAKRLDAVAEMGFDVIYMPPIHPIGFQHRKGRNNTLTPGPNDPGSPWAIGSKDGGHDAIHPELGTFEDFDAFVARANELGLEVALDLALQAAPDHPWVTSNPEWFTTRVDGSIAYAENPPKKYQDIYPLNFDNDPAGLSKEILRIVLLWISHGVKVFRVDNPHTKPVWFWEWLIGKVNKKHPDVVFLAEAFTRPPMMHALGRAGFQQSYTYFTWRNTKTELEEYFYEVSHVSPAYFRPNFFVNTPDILTEYLQYGGPAAFKIRAALASTASPLWGVYAGYELYEHVARPGAEEYIDNEKFEIKARDWEGAAESGRTLAPYITRLNAIRKNHVALGDLQNLTLHHSTDDATIVYSKHKTLPDGTKDTLIIVVNVDPHSTRESTVSLDLAALQLDPEDFNEDGRFRVDDLISGQSWEWGEHNYVRLDAHVEPAHILSIRRQP, encoded by the coding sequence GTGCTTGTGACGAATACCGTGCGAAACATCACCGCCCTGAAATCCAAGACGAAAACGGACATCACCGACGGACTTCGTTTCGGCCGGTTCCCCATCACCGCTGTTCAGCCGGTGGTTGAGGGTGGCCGTTTCCCGGCGAAGGCTTTGCCGGGGGAGGACCTTGTGGTTGGTGCCACGGTCTTCCGCGAAGGCCATGACCAGCTCGGCGTGTCCGCTGTGCTGCTCGACCCCAGGGGCCGGGAGCGCCAGCGCGTGCGCCTCAGCCCCGCGCAGGGCGAGCAGTGGAAGGGCCTTGATCGCTGGGAGGGCCTCATTACCCCCGGCGGCACGGGCGCGTGGTCTTTCGTCATCGAGGCGTGGCATGACCGCTACGGAACGTGGCACCACAACGCAGAGGTGAAGATCGGCGCCGGCATCGACGTCGAATTGATGCTCGCCGAGGGCGCGGCCCTCCTCGCCGAAGCAGCCGACGACGCCGGGCGCGGCGGTGCGGACAAGCGCACCTTGCGTGCCGCTTCTGTCGTGCTCGCCGATACCTCCAAGTCTGCCGAGGAGCGCCTTGCCGCCGGGTTCAGCCCCGAGGTGCTGGCCGCCGTCGGACGCCTTCCGATCCGCGAGTTGGTGACCGTTTCCGAACGTTTTCCCCTGCAGGTGGAACGTGACTTGGCGGGTCGGGCCGCCTGGTACGAGTTCTTCCCCCGTTCCGAGGGCGCAGTCTTCGACCACAACACCGGGGTGTGGACGTCCGGCAATTTCCGTACTGCGGCGAAGCGGCTCGATGCCGTGGCGGAGATGGGATTCGACGTCATTTACATGCCGCCCATCCACCCGATCGGCTTCCAGCACCGGAAGGGACGCAACAACACCCTGACTCCGGGGCCCAACGATCCGGGTTCGCCGTGGGCCATTGGGTCCAAGGACGGTGGCCACGACGCCATCCACCCGGAGCTGGGGACGTTTGAGGATTTTGACGCTTTTGTTGCGCGCGCCAACGAGCTGGGGCTCGAGGTGGCGCTGGACCTAGCCTTGCAGGCAGCCCCTGACCACCCATGGGTAACGTCGAACCCTGAATGGTTCACCACGCGTGTGGACGGTTCCATTGCCTACGCCGAGAACCCGCCCAAGAAGTACCAGGACATCTACCCGCTGAACTTCGACAACGATCCCGCCGGCCTGTCGAAGGAGATCCTGCGGATCGTGCTCTTGTGGATCAGCCACGGGGTGAAGGTCTTCCGCGTGGACAACCCGCACACCAAGCCCGTCTGGTTCTGGGAGTGGCTGATCGGGAAGGTCAACAAGAAGCACCCCGACGTCGTTTTCCTCGCCGAAGCTTTCACCCGCCCACCCATGATGCATGCCCTGGGCCGGGCCGGTTTCCAGCAGTCCTACACGTATTTCACGTGGCGCAACACCAAGACGGAGCTGGAAGAGTACTTCTACGAGGTCAGCCACGTCAGCCCGGCGTATTTCCGTCCCAACTTCTTTGTCAACACCCCTGACATCCTCACCGAGTACCTGCAGTACGGTGGTCCGGCGGCTTTCAAGATCCGCGCGGCCCTGGCTTCCACGGCCAGCCCGCTGTGGGGCGTGTACGCAGGCTACGAACTGTATGAGCATGTAGCGCGCCCAGGCGCCGAGGAGTATATCGACAACGAAAAGTTCGAGATCAAGGCCCGGGACTGGGAGGGTGCGGCCGAGTCCGGGCGGACCCTTGCTCCGTACATCACGCGGCTCAACGCCATCCGCAAGAACCACGTGGCGTTGGGGGACCTGCAGAACCTGACGTTGCACCACAGCACGGACGACGCCACGATTGTCTACTCCAAGCACAAGACTCTTCCGGACGGCACCAAGGACACGTTGATCATTGTGGTCAACGTGGATCCGCACAGCACCCGGGAGAGCACGGTTTCCCTGGACCTGGCAGCGTTGCAGCTGGACCCTGAGGACTTCAACGAGGACGGCCGCTTCCGCGTGGACGACCTGATCAGCGGACAGAGCTGGGAGTGGGGCGAGCACAACTACGTCCGCCTGGACGCCCATGTTGAACCCGCACACATCCTGAGCATCCGGAGGCAGCCTTAG
- the treS gene encoding maltose alpha-D-glucosyltransferase gives MSFSPQNPSQYFTPKNTFELNAPGLQHDPNWYRKAVFYEVLVRAFADANGDGSGDFHGLIEKLDYLQWLGVDCLWLPPFFHSPLRDGGYDIADYTSVLDEFGTISDFKRLVAEAHARGVRVIIDLPLNHTSDQHPWFQESRKDPTGPYGDFYVWSDTDEKYQDARIIFVDTEESNWTFDPIRRQFFWHRFFSHQPDLNFENPKVIEALYDVVRFWLDQGIDGFRADAIPYLFEEEGTNCENLPATHAFLQDLRRMVDANYPGRVIIAEANQPPHEVVEYFGTEEAPECHMAFHFPIMPRLYYALRDQKAAPIIETLRETPEIPKGAQWGTFLRNHDELTLEMVPAEERAAMLGWYAPDPRMRANIGIRRRLAPLLDNSRAEIELINALLLSLPGSPFLYYGDEIGMGDNIWLDDRDAVRTPMQWNPDRNAGFSGADPGKLYLPVIQSLVYNYSMANVEAEAAHSGSLLRWTRQILSVRKNHPVFGLGGFRHIEADHEVVLAYVRELPPGNPEGEDAETILCVFNLSQHPVAATLDLPEFAGRGLRDIFGGQPFPAVGENGNLTVMLGSHSFYWLRVRSASSNPSSPFTQAIPVVSTKG, from the coding sequence GTGAGTTTCTCTCCGCAAAACCCCAGCCAGTACTTCACTCCGAAGAACACCTTCGAGTTGAACGCCCCAGGTCTCCAGCACGATCCGAACTGGTACCGCAAGGCAGTCTTCTATGAGGTACTGGTGCGGGCCTTTGCGGATGCCAACGGGGACGGTTCGGGCGACTTCCATGGGCTGATCGAGAAGCTGGACTACCTGCAGTGGCTGGGCGTGGATTGCCTGTGGCTGCCGCCGTTCTTCCATTCCCCGTTGCGTGATGGCGGCTACGACATCGCGGACTACACCTCGGTGCTGGATGAATTCGGCACCATCAGCGATTTCAAACGGTTGGTGGCTGAGGCGCACGCCCGCGGCGTCAGGGTGATCATCGATCTTCCGTTGAACCACACCTCGGACCAGCACCCCTGGTTCCAGGAATCACGCAAGGACCCCACGGGCCCGTACGGAGATTTCTATGTGTGGAGCGACACGGATGAGAAGTACCAGGATGCACGCATCATCTTCGTTGATACGGAGGAGTCGAACTGGACCTTCGACCCCATCCGCCGCCAGTTCTTCTGGCACCGGTTCTTCAGCCACCAACCCGACCTGAACTTCGAGAACCCGAAGGTCATCGAGGCCCTCTATGACGTTGTCAGGTTCTGGTTGGACCAGGGGATCGACGGCTTCCGTGCCGATGCCATCCCGTACCTGTTCGAAGAGGAGGGCACCAACTGCGAGAACCTGCCGGCAACGCACGCCTTCCTGCAGGACCTACGCCGGATGGTGGACGCGAACTACCCGGGCCGGGTGATCATCGCGGAAGCCAACCAGCCGCCACATGAAGTGGTGGAGTATTTCGGGACGGAGGAAGCCCCCGAATGCCATATGGCCTTCCACTTCCCCATCATGCCCCGGCTGTATTACGCCCTGCGCGACCAGAAGGCCGCGCCGATCATCGAGACGTTGCGGGAGACCCCCGAGATCCCCAAGGGTGCCCAGTGGGGTACCTTCCTCAGGAACCACGACGAGCTCACCCTGGAGATGGTGCCCGCTGAGGAACGTGCCGCGATGCTGGGCTGGTATGCGCCGGATCCACGCATGCGCGCCAACATCGGCATCAGGCGCAGGCTGGCTCCGCTGCTGGACAACTCCCGTGCGGAAATCGAGCTGATCAACGCGTTGCTGCTGTCCTTGCCTGGCAGTCCATTCCTGTATTACGGGGATGAGATCGGCATGGGAGACAACATCTGGCTGGATGACCGCGATGCCGTCCGCACGCCCATGCAGTGGAACCCTGACCGTAACGCCGGATTCTCCGGAGCGGATCCGGGCAAGCTGTACCTGCCGGTCATCCAGTCGCTGGTCTACAACTACAGCATGGCCAACGTTGAGGCTGAGGCGGCCCACTCGGGCTCGCTGCTGCGTTGGACGCGGCAGATCCTCAGCGTTCGCAAGAACCATCCTGTGTTTGGCCTTGGCGGTTTCCGCCACATAGAGGCGGACCATGAGGTGGTGTTGGCTTACGTGCGGGAGTTGCCGCCCGGCAACCCGGAGGGGGAGGACGCCGAAACCATACTGTGCGTCTTCAACCTTTCCCAGCACCCCGTGGCAGCCACCTTGGACCTTCCCGAGTTTGCGGGCCGCGGCCTGCGCGATATTTTCGGCGGCCAGCCTTTCCCGGCCGTCGGCGAGAACGGCAACCTGACCGTGATGCTGGGCAGCCACAGCTTCTATTGGCTGCGTGTGCGCTCGGCGTCTTCCAATCCATCGTCGCCTTTTACCCAGGCGATCCCCGTGGTGTCGACCAAAGGATGA